In Ictalurus furcatus strain D&B chromosome 23, Billie_1.0, whole genome shotgun sequence, a single window of DNA contains:
- the smarcc1a gene encoding SWI/SNF complex subunit SMARCC1 isoform X1: protein MATAGTAATAAGGTGSGGSTAGQGGSGASVGRKKDGGPSAKFWESAETVSQLETVRLWIGKHYKKYVQPDSPSCKSLAGLVVQLLQFQEDAFGRRVSNPALTKLPAKSFLDFKAGGALCHILGSAYKFKSEQGWRRFDLQNPSRMDRNVEMFMNIEKTLAQNNCLTRPNVYISSDVDQKQASKLKDIIKRHQGSITEDKSKATHLICPSPAQTEEEEWLRPVMRKDKQVLVHWGNYPDSYDTWVSTSDVDGEIEDPPSSEKPWRVHTKWVLDTDAFNEWMNEEDYEVDENRKPVNFRQRIFPKEEESSRTPDRKERKSLGGGKKRRRSPSPPSTPAESRKKGSKRGSSGPHWKRRGHRDDDEQDEDLTKDMEDPSPVPGMEEVSLPKNVNQKKDSENAPVKGGTMADLDEQEDSSVGSGGKDDDEQSKTEVNRLMDSGEDNVTEQTHHIIIPSYSAWFDYNSIHEIERRALPEFFNGKNKSKSPEIYLAYRNFMIDTYRLNPQEYLTSTSCRRNLTGDVCAVMRVHAFLEQWGLVNYQVDAESRPMPMGPPPTPHFNVLADTPSGLVPLHHRPPQVPSAQQMLSFPEKGKEKPTDLQNFGLRTDMYSKKNPKSKGGSGARDWTEQETLLLLEALEMYKDDWNKVSEHVGSRTQDECILHFLRLPIEDPYLESSEASLGPLAYQPVPFSQSGNPVMSTVAFLASVVDPRVAAAAAKAALEEFSRVREEVPAELVEAHVKKVQEAAKSTGKVDPSYGLESSGIAGTAPDEPEKTEPTETEKVETESESQQGEKTECKDETEKASEAGEKPAEGEKVKSEAVEKPEGEEEEGDGGEMKEASAADEKEKEEAMEVTEGGKEGEEEEESTEEGKKKLELDIGEGNIATAAAAALASAATKAKHLAAVEERKIKSLVALLVETQMKKLEIKLRHFEELETIMDREKEALELQRQQLLTERQAFHMEQLKYAEMKARQQMEQQAAAAAAAAQHGQLAPPSQHGAPPPSHGAPPPSHIPPAGIHPGPGYPTMHHPMGPHHPPQTGPMVGPGQPMPGRMMPGAPPGALPPMMSSRHPGAPNGMYPGPLPPPPPSSAQPDAIPSAPVTSLPVRPPEN from the exons ATGGCGACTGCGGGAACTGCGGCGACTGCGGCGGGCGGCACGGGCTCGGGAGGATCAACGGCCGGTCAGGGTGGATCCGGTGCTTCGGTAGGCAGAAAAAAGGACGGCGGGCCGTCGGCTAAATTTTGGGAGAGCGCTGAGACGGTTTCTCAACTCGAGACGGTTCGGCTGTGGATCGGAAAACACTACAAAAAG TACGTCCAGCCCGACTCTCCGTCCTGTAAATCATTAGCGGGACTGGTGGTTCAGCTTCTCCAGTTTCAGGAGGACGCGTTCGGACGCAGAGTGAGCAACCCGGCCCTCACCAAACTGCCC GCAAAAAGCTTCTTGGACTTCAAAGCTGGTGGAGCTCTGTGTCACATCCTGGGATCTGCTTACAAGTTTAAAAGTGAACAGGGATG GCGACGGTTCGATCTGCAGAATCCATCCAGGATGGACAGAAATGTTGAAATGTTCATGAATATTGAGAAAACTCTCGCACAG AATAACTGTCTAACTCGGCCAAACGTGTACATCTCATCCGACGTAGACCAAAAACAGGCCAGCAAACTGAAAGACATCATCAAGAGACATCAG gGCTCCATCACTGAGGACAAATCCAAAGCCACACATCTTATCTGTCCATCTCCAGCTCAGACAGAGGAAG agGAGTGGCTGCGTCCCGTCATGCGCAAAGACAAACAGGTGCTGGTTCACTGGGGTAATTATCCCGAcag TTATGATACCTGGGTTTCCACCAGCGATGTGGACGGTGAAATTGAGGATCCTCCGAGCTCGGAGAAACCGTGGAGG GTGCACACCAAATGGGTCCTGGACACGGACGCGTTTAACGAGTGGATGAACGAGGAAGATTATGAAGTAGACGAGAACAGGAAGCCGGTCAATTTCCGCCAGCGCATCTTCCCTAAAGAGGAGGAG TCTTCCCGTACACCTGATCGTAAGGAGCGAAAGTCTCTGGGCGGAGGGAAGAAGAGGCGGCGCTCCCCGTCCCCCCCGAGCACCCCCGCAGAATCCCGCAAGAAGGGCAGCAAGAGAGg GAGCTCCGGGCCGCACTGGAAGCGCAGAGGTCATCGTGACGATGATGAGCAGGATGAAGATCTCACCAAAGACATGGAGGATCCGTCTCCTGTTCCGGGAATGGAGGAGGTTTCTCTGCCCAAAAATG ttAATCAGAAGAAGGACAGCGAGAACGCGCCGGTTAAAGGAGGAACCATGGCTGATCTGG atgAACAGGAAGACAGCTCTGTGGGTTCTGGGGGGAAG gatgatgatgaacagagtaaAACGGAGGTAAACCGTCTGATGGACTCTGGCGAGGATAACGTGACGGAGCAAACGCATCACATCATCATTCCCAGCTACTCCGCCTGGTTCGACTACAACTC gatTCATGAAATAGAGAGACGAGCCTTGCCCGAGTTCTTCAATGGAAAAAACAAGTCTAAATCCCCCGAGAT atATCTAGCGTATCGTAACTTCATGATCGATACGTACCGGTTGAACCCTCAGGAATACCTCACTTCCACTTCCTGCAGACGCAACCTCACTGGAGACGTGTGTGCTGTCATgag GGTGCACGCGTTTCTGGAGCAGTGGGGTCTCGTTAACTATCAGGTGGATGCGGAGAGCAGGCCGATGCCCATGGGTCCTCCACCCACACCACACTTTAACGTCCTGGCTGATACACCGTCAGGCCTCGTCCCTCTACACCACCGCCCTCCGCAG GTTCCTTCAGCTCAGCAGATGCTCAGCTTCCCAGAGAAAGGCAAAGAAAAACCCACAGACCTGCAGAACTTTGGCCTCAGGACAGATATGTACTCCAAGAAGAACCCTAAG AGTAAAGGAGGAAGCGGTGCACGAGATTGGACCGAGCAAGAAACTCTGCTGTTATTAGAG GCTCTGGAGATGTACAAGGACGACTGGAACAAGGTTTCTGAGCACGTTGGCAGCCGGACGCAGGACGAGTGTATCCTTCACTTCCTGCGTCTGCCCATCGAGGACCCGTACCTGGAGAGTTCGGAGGCGTCTCTCGGACCCCTCGCCTATCAGCCTGTCCCCTTCAGCCAATCAGGAAACCCCGTCATGAGCACTGTGGCCTTCCTCGCATCCGTGGTGGACCCTAGAGTGGCTGCGGCTGCCGCTAAGGCtgctctcg agGAGTTCTCCCGCGTGAGGGAGGAGGTCCCAGCCGAGCTGGTTGAAGCTCATGTGAAGAAAGTTCAGGAGGCAGCAAAGAGCACGGGGAAAGTCGACCCCTCCTACGGCCTGGAGAGCAGCGGCATCGCGGGAACCGCGCCGGACGAACCGGAGAAAACCG aacCCACAGAAACGGAGAAGGTGGAGACGGAGTCAGAGTCTCAGCAGGGAGAGAAG ACGGAGTGTAAGGACGAGACGGAGAAAGCGAGCGAGGCAGGAGAGAAACCGGCAGAGGGGGAGAAGGTGAAGAGCGAGGCAGTGGAGAAACCTGAgggtgaggaagaggagggtgACGGAGGAGAGATGAAGGAAGCGAGTGCTGCTGACG agaaagagaaggaggaggcgATGGAGGTGACTGAAGGAGgaaaggagggagaggaggaggaagagtcgACAGAAGAGGGCAAGAAGAAGTTGGAGCTCGATATCGGAGAGGGAAACATCGCCACTGCTGCGGCTGCCGCTCTCGCCTCCGCTGCCACCAAGGctaag CACTTGGCAGcagtggaggagaggaagatCAAGTCCCTGGTGGCGCTGCTGGTGGAGACGCAGATGAAGAAGTTAGAGATTAAACTGCGTCACTTCGAGGAGCTGGAGACCATCATGGACCGAGAGAAAGAGGCG CTGGAGTTGCAGAGGCAGCAGTTGCTGACTGAGAGGCAGGCGTTCCACATGGAGCAGCTAAAGTATGCGGAGATGAAAGCACGCCAGCAGATGGAGCAACAGGCGGCAGCAGCGGCGGCCGCAGCTCAGCATGGACAGCTAGCCCCGCCCTCTCAACATGGAGCTCCGCCTCCCTCGCACGGTGCACCTCCCCCATCTCATATCCCTCCTGCAGGTATACACCCTGGGCCCGgatatcccacaatgcaccacccCATGGGACCTCACCATCCTCCACAGACAG gtcCGATGGTTGGACCAGGGCAGCCCATGCCTGGCCGTATGATGCCCGGTGCCCCCCCTGGCGCGTTGCCCCCTATGATGAGCTCCAGACATCCCGGAGCCCCGAACGGCATGT ACCCTGgcccccttcctcctcctcctccgtctTCTGCACAGCCTGATGCGATTCCGTCGGCTCCAGTGACCTCACTTCCTGTCCGCCCACCTGAAAACTAA
- the smarcc1a gene encoding SWI/SNF complex subunit SMARCC1 isoform X2, which translates to MATAGTAATAAGGTGSGGSTAGQGGSGASYVQPDSPSCKSLAGLVVQLLQFQEDAFGRRVSNPALTKLPAKSFLDFKAGGALCHILGSAYKFKSEQGWRRFDLQNPSRMDRNVEMFMNIEKTLAQNNCLTRPNVYISSDVDQKQASKLKDIIKRHQGSITEDKSKATHLICPSPAQTEEEEWLRPVMRKDKQVLVHWGNYPDSYDTWVSTSDVDGEIEDPPSSEKPWRVHTKWVLDTDAFNEWMNEEDYEVDENRKPVNFRQRIFPKEEESSRTPDRKERKSLGGGKKRRRSPSPPSTPAESRKKGSKRGSSGPHWKRRGHRDDDEQDEDLTKDMEDPSPVPGMEEVSLPKNVNQKKDSENAPVKGGTMADLDEQEDSSVGSGGKDDDEQSKTEVNRLMDSGEDNVTEQTHHIIIPSYSAWFDYNSIHEIERRALPEFFNGKNKSKSPEIYLAYRNFMIDTYRLNPQEYLTSTSCRRNLTGDVCAVMRVHAFLEQWGLVNYQVDAESRPMPMGPPPTPHFNVLADTPSGLVPLHHRPPQVPSAQQMLSFPEKGKEKPTDLQNFGLRTDMYSKKNPKSKGGSGARDWTEQETLLLLEALEMYKDDWNKVSEHVGSRTQDECILHFLRLPIEDPYLESSEASLGPLAYQPVPFSQSGNPVMSTVAFLASVVDPRVAAAAAKAALEEFSRVREEVPAELVEAHVKKVQEAAKSTGKVDPSYGLESSGIAGTAPDEPEKTEPTETEKVETESESQQGEKTECKDETEKASEAGEKPAEGEKVKSEAVEKPEGEEEEGDGGEMKEASAADEKEKEEAMEVTEGGKEGEEEEESTEEGKKKLELDIGEGNIATAAAAALASAATKAKHLAAVEERKIKSLVALLVETQMKKLEIKLRHFEELETIMDREKEALELQRQQLLTERQAFHMEQLKYAEMKARQQMEQQAAAAAAAAQHGQLAPPSQHGAPPPSHGAPPPSHIPPAGIHPGPGYPTMHHPMGPHHPPQTGPMVGPGQPMPGRMMPGAPPGALPPMMSSRHPGAPNGMYPGPLPPPPPSSAQPDAIPSAPVTSLPVRPPEN; encoded by the exons ATGGCGACTGCGGGAACTGCGGCGACTGCGGCGGGCGGCACGGGCTCGGGAGGATCAACGGCCGGTCAGGGTGGATCCGGTGCTTCG TACGTCCAGCCCGACTCTCCGTCCTGTAAATCATTAGCGGGACTGGTGGTTCAGCTTCTCCAGTTTCAGGAGGACGCGTTCGGACGCAGAGTGAGCAACCCGGCCCTCACCAAACTGCCC GCAAAAAGCTTCTTGGACTTCAAAGCTGGTGGAGCTCTGTGTCACATCCTGGGATCTGCTTACAAGTTTAAAAGTGAACAGGGATG GCGACGGTTCGATCTGCAGAATCCATCCAGGATGGACAGAAATGTTGAAATGTTCATGAATATTGAGAAAACTCTCGCACAG AATAACTGTCTAACTCGGCCAAACGTGTACATCTCATCCGACGTAGACCAAAAACAGGCCAGCAAACTGAAAGACATCATCAAGAGACATCAG gGCTCCATCACTGAGGACAAATCCAAAGCCACACATCTTATCTGTCCATCTCCAGCTCAGACAGAGGAAG agGAGTGGCTGCGTCCCGTCATGCGCAAAGACAAACAGGTGCTGGTTCACTGGGGTAATTATCCCGAcag TTATGATACCTGGGTTTCCACCAGCGATGTGGACGGTGAAATTGAGGATCCTCCGAGCTCGGAGAAACCGTGGAGG GTGCACACCAAATGGGTCCTGGACACGGACGCGTTTAACGAGTGGATGAACGAGGAAGATTATGAAGTAGACGAGAACAGGAAGCCGGTCAATTTCCGCCAGCGCATCTTCCCTAAAGAGGAGGAG TCTTCCCGTACACCTGATCGTAAGGAGCGAAAGTCTCTGGGCGGAGGGAAGAAGAGGCGGCGCTCCCCGTCCCCCCCGAGCACCCCCGCAGAATCCCGCAAGAAGGGCAGCAAGAGAGg GAGCTCCGGGCCGCACTGGAAGCGCAGAGGTCATCGTGACGATGATGAGCAGGATGAAGATCTCACCAAAGACATGGAGGATCCGTCTCCTGTTCCGGGAATGGAGGAGGTTTCTCTGCCCAAAAATG ttAATCAGAAGAAGGACAGCGAGAACGCGCCGGTTAAAGGAGGAACCATGGCTGATCTGG atgAACAGGAAGACAGCTCTGTGGGTTCTGGGGGGAAG gatgatgatgaacagagtaaAACGGAGGTAAACCGTCTGATGGACTCTGGCGAGGATAACGTGACGGAGCAAACGCATCACATCATCATTCCCAGCTACTCCGCCTGGTTCGACTACAACTC gatTCATGAAATAGAGAGACGAGCCTTGCCCGAGTTCTTCAATGGAAAAAACAAGTCTAAATCCCCCGAGAT atATCTAGCGTATCGTAACTTCATGATCGATACGTACCGGTTGAACCCTCAGGAATACCTCACTTCCACTTCCTGCAGACGCAACCTCACTGGAGACGTGTGTGCTGTCATgag GGTGCACGCGTTTCTGGAGCAGTGGGGTCTCGTTAACTATCAGGTGGATGCGGAGAGCAGGCCGATGCCCATGGGTCCTCCACCCACACCACACTTTAACGTCCTGGCTGATACACCGTCAGGCCTCGTCCCTCTACACCACCGCCCTCCGCAG GTTCCTTCAGCTCAGCAGATGCTCAGCTTCCCAGAGAAAGGCAAAGAAAAACCCACAGACCTGCAGAACTTTGGCCTCAGGACAGATATGTACTCCAAGAAGAACCCTAAG AGTAAAGGAGGAAGCGGTGCACGAGATTGGACCGAGCAAGAAACTCTGCTGTTATTAGAG GCTCTGGAGATGTACAAGGACGACTGGAACAAGGTTTCTGAGCACGTTGGCAGCCGGACGCAGGACGAGTGTATCCTTCACTTCCTGCGTCTGCCCATCGAGGACCCGTACCTGGAGAGTTCGGAGGCGTCTCTCGGACCCCTCGCCTATCAGCCTGTCCCCTTCAGCCAATCAGGAAACCCCGTCATGAGCACTGTGGCCTTCCTCGCATCCGTGGTGGACCCTAGAGTGGCTGCGGCTGCCGCTAAGGCtgctctcg agGAGTTCTCCCGCGTGAGGGAGGAGGTCCCAGCCGAGCTGGTTGAAGCTCATGTGAAGAAAGTTCAGGAGGCAGCAAAGAGCACGGGGAAAGTCGACCCCTCCTACGGCCTGGAGAGCAGCGGCATCGCGGGAACCGCGCCGGACGAACCGGAGAAAACCG aacCCACAGAAACGGAGAAGGTGGAGACGGAGTCAGAGTCTCAGCAGGGAGAGAAG ACGGAGTGTAAGGACGAGACGGAGAAAGCGAGCGAGGCAGGAGAGAAACCGGCAGAGGGGGAGAAGGTGAAGAGCGAGGCAGTGGAGAAACCTGAgggtgaggaagaggagggtgACGGAGGAGAGATGAAGGAAGCGAGTGCTGCTGACG agaaagagaaggaggaggcgATGGAGGTGACTGAAGGAGgaaaggagggagaggaggaggaagagtcgACAGAAGAGGGCAAGAAGAAGTTGGAGCTCGATATCGGAGAGGGAAACATCGCCACTGCTGCGGCTGCCGCTCTCGCCTCCGCTGCCACCAAGGctaag CACTTGGCAGcagtggaggagaggaagatCAAGTCCCTGGTGGCGCTGCTGGTGGAGACGCAGATGAAGAAGTTAGAGATTAAACTGCGTCACTTCGAGGAGCTGGAGACCATCATGGACCGAGAGAAAGAGGCG CTGGAGTTGCAGAGGCAGCAGTTGCTGACTGAGAGGCAGGCGTTCCACATGGAGCAGCTAAAGTATGCGGAGATGAAAGCACGCCAGCAGATGGAGCAACAGGCGGCAGCAGCGGCGGCCGCAGCTCAGCATGGACAGCTAGCCCCGCCCTCTCAACATGGAGCTCCGCCTCCCTCGCACGGTGCACCTCCCCCATCTCATATCCCTCCTGCAGGTATACACCCTGGGCCCGgatatcccacaatgcaccacccCATGGGACCTCACCATCCTCCACAGACAG gtcCGATGGTTGGACCAGGGCAGCCCATGCCTGGCCGTATGATGCCCGGTGCCCCCCCTGGCGCGTTGCCCCCTATGATGAGCTCCAGACATCCCGGAGCCCCGAACGGCATGT ACCCTGgcccccttcctcctcctcctccgtctTCTGCACAGCCTGATGCGATTCCGTCGGCTCCAGTGACCTCACTTCCTGTCCGCCCACCTGAAAACTAA